From the genome of Mycobacterium kansasii ATCC 12478:
GCTGATCGGCAACGGCGGAGCCGGCGGGTCGGGCACCGCCGCCCATCCCGCCGGCGGGAACGGCGGGGCCGGCGGGATGTTCGGCAGCGGCGGAGCCGGCGGCACGGGCAGGCCCGCGGCCCCCGGTGGCAACGGTGGAGCCGGTGGACTGTTCGGTAACGGCGGAGCCGGCGGGAACGGAGGCGTCTTTGGCGGTGCAGGCGGCGCCGGCGGGTCCGCCGGGCTCTTTTTCGGTACCGGCGGTGTTGGTGGCGCCGGCGCGGCAGCGACACTCGGCGGCGACGGCGGGGCGGGCGGCGCCGGCGGCGCCGGCGGATTGATCGGCATCGGCGGCGACGGCGGCCGCGGTGGCGCCACCATCATCCCCGGCACCACCGGTGGCTTGGGCGGCCTCGGTGGCGCCGGCGGAACCCTGCTCGGCTCCGGCGGGGGCGGCGGTGCCGGCGGGGACGGGTTAGTGGCTGGCACTTCCGGCGGTACCGGGGGGATCGGCGGCCACGGTGGATTCTTCAATGGCACCGGGGGCACCGGCGGCGTCGGTGGCTTCGGTCCCCTCGGTGGTGCCGGCGGGGCCGGCGGTGGCGGCGGCACGCTGTCGGGCTCGGGTGGCGCCGGTGGCGGCGGCGGGAACGGCGGAGGTATCGGCGCAGGTGCCGGTGGTGCCGGCGGCGACGCTGGCTTGCTATTCGGCGACGGAGGCGCTGGCGGCGCAGGAGGAGCCGCCAGCGGCACTCCCGGCGGGGCCGGCGCCACCGGTGGACGCGCCGCGTTGCTCATAGGTTTCGGCGGAAACGGTGGCAACGGCGGGCCTGGGGCACCCCCGGGCACCGGCGGCCAAGGCGGCGACGGCGGGCAACTGCTCGGTGTGCCCGGCAAGCCCGGCACACCGTAACGGCCTGGGCGCGAGCAGCCGCAAAAGCCCCCGCACGCTCGGCCTGTCGGGGGTTTTGCGCCTGCTCAGCGCGCTAAAGAGTCTTCAGGATTTCCCGGGCTAGGGCCGCGGTTTCCGACGGCGTCTTGCCGACCTTGACGCCGGCCGCCTCGAGTGCCTCTTTCTTGGCGGCCGCGGTGCCCGACGAGCCGGACACGATCGCGCCCGCATGGCCCATGGTTTTGCCTTCCGGCGCGGTGAAGCCGGCGACGTAACCCACGACCGGCTTGGACACATTGGCCTTGATGAAGTCGGCCGCGCGTTCTTCGGCGTCACCGCCGATCTCGCCGATCATCACGATCAGCTTGGTGTCGGGATCCTTTTCGAAGGCCTCGATCGCGTCGATATGCGTGGTGCCGATCACCGGGTCACCGCCGATCCCGATGGCAGTGGAGAAACCGAGGTCCCGCAACTCGAACATCATCTGGTAGGTCAGCGTGCCGGACTTGGACACCAGGCCTATCGGGCCGGGTCCGGTGATATTGGCCGGGGTGATACCCACCAGGGCCTGGCCGGGCGTGATGATGCCGGGACAGTTGGGGCCGATGATGCGGGTCTTGCCGCCCTTCTGCATGTTGTAGGCCCAGGCGTAGGCGGTGTCCTGCACCGGTATGCCCTCGGTGATGACCACCAGCAGCGGGATCTCGGCATCGATCGCCTCGATGATCGCGTCCTTGGCGAACTTGGGCGGCACAAAGATGATCGAGACGTCGGCGCCGGTCTTCTCCATCGCCTCCGTGACACTGCCGAACACCGGCAGCTTGACCAGCCGGCCACCCTTGTCCTCATGCGTGACGGTGGTGCCGGCCTTGCGGGCGTTCACGCCGCCGACGATGTGGGTGCCCGCCTTGAGCATCCGGGCGGTGTGGACGGTGGCCTCAGAGCCGGTGATGCCCTGGACGATGACCTTGTTCTCTTTGGTCAGGAAGATCGCCATTGTCGTGTGGTCCTTTCAGGCGCTCGCCAGCTCGGCGGCTTTGTCGGCGGCCTCGTCCATCGTCGGCACCAGCGTTACCAGGGGGTGGTTGGCCTCGGCAAGAATGCGCCGGCCTTCGTCGACGTTGTTGCCGTCCAAACGCACCACCAGCGGCTTGTTGGCCTCACCGCCCAGGATTTCCAGCGCCTTGACGATCCCGGTAGCCACGGCGTCGCAGGAGGTGATGCCGCCGAACACATTGACGAACACGCTCTTGACGTCCTCGTCGCCCAACACCACGTCCAATCCGGCTGCCATGACCTCGGCCGACGCACCGCCGCCGATGTCGAGGAAGTTGGCCGGCTTGACGCCGCCGTGCTTCTCACCGGCATAGGCGACGACGTCGAGGGTCGACATCACGAGGCCGGCGCCATTGCCGATGATGCCGACCTGCCCGTCGAGCTTGACGTAGTTGAGGTCGTGCTCCTTGGCCTTGAGCTCCAGGGGATCGGTGGCGGCGCGGTCCTCGAACTCGCCGTGATCGGGATGACGGAAATCGGCGTTGGCGTCGAGGGTGATCTTGGCGTCCAGCGCCAGGATCTGGCCATCGGGTGTACGGACCAACGGGTTGACCTCCACCAGGGTCGCGTCCTCGGCGACGAACAGCTCCCAGAGCTTGGAAATGGTGACCGCGGCGGCGTCGAGAACCTCGGCCGGCAGGTGACCCTGCTCGGCAATGGAACGCGCAAACGCCGAGTCGACGCCCGTGACGGCGTCCACCGGGACTTTGGCCAGGCGGTCGGGCTTGGTGGCGGCCACTTCTTCGATGTCCATGCCGCCCTCGACCGAGCACATGGCCAGGTAGGTGCGGTTGGCGCGGTCCAGCAGGAAGGAGATGTAGTACTCCTCGGCGATATCGCTGGCCTCGGCGACCAGCAGCTTCTTGACGATGTGGCCCTTGATGTCCAGGCCGAGGATGTTCTGGGCGTGTTGGTAGGCGTCGTCTGGAGTGGCGGCGTATTTGACGCCGCCCGCCTTGCCCCGCCCGCCGATTTTGACCTGCGCCTTGACCATCACCGGACGACCGATCTCGGTGGCGATCGCCTTGGCGCCCTCGGCGCTGTCGGTCACTCGGCCGGGCGTGCTGGGCACGTTGTGCTTGGCGAACAGTTCCTTGGCTTGATACTCGAAAAGGTCCATGTGCTCACTGTCGTCGCTGGGCTATCTGCTGGGCCTGTAGGCAGGCCTATAGGCGGCAAAGCCAG
Proteins encoded in this window:
- a CDS encoding PE family protein; translation: MSFVVAVPEFLAVAASDLADIASAVVAANTAAAAPTAGVLAAGADEVSAAIAAVFAEHATGYQTLSAQAAEFHRQFVQLLDASAGHYALAEAANASPLQLLEQQFLDVINAPTTLLLGRALIGNGANGEPGADGQPGGLLIGNGGAGGSGTAAHPAGGNGGAGGMFGSGGAGGTGRPAAPGGNGGAGGLFGNGGAGGNGGVFGGAGGAGGSAGLFFGTGGVGGAGAAATLGGDGGAGGAGGAGGLIGIGGDGGRGGATIIPGTTGGLGGLGGAGGTLLGSGGGGGAGGDGLVAGTSGGTGGIGGHGGFFNGTGGTGGVGGFGPLGGAGGAGGGGGTLSGSGGAGGGGGNGGGIGAGAGGAGGDAGLLFGDGGAGGAGGAASGTPGGAGATGGRAALLIGFGGNGGNGGPGAPPGTGGQGGDGGQLLGVPGKPGTP
- the sucD gene encoding succinate--CoA ligase subunit alpha, which produces MAIFLTKENKVIVQGITGSEATVHTARMLKAGTHIVGGVNARKAGTTVTHEDKGGRLVKLPVFGSVTEAMEKTGADVSIIFVPPKFAKDAIIEAIDAEIPLLVVITEGIPVQDTAYAWAYNMQKGGKTRIIGPNCPGIITPGQALVGITPANITGPGPIGLVSKSGTLTYQMMFELRDLGFSTAIGIGGDPVIGTTHIDAIEAFEKDPDTKLIVMIGEIGGDAEERAADFIKANVSKPVVGYVAGFTAPEGKTMGHAGAIVSGSSGTAAAKKEALEAAGVKVGKTPSETAALAREILKTL
- the sucC gene encoding ADP-forming succinate--CoA ligase subunit beta, with translation MDLFEYQAKELFAKHNVPSTPGRVTDSAEGAKAIATEIGRPVMVKAQVKIGGRGKAGGVKYAATPDDAYQHAQNILGLDIKGHIVKKLLVAEASDIAEEYYISFLLDRANRTYLAMCSVEGGMDIEEVAATKPDRLAKVPVDAVTGVDSAFARSIAEQGHLPAEVLDAAAVTISKLWELFVAEDATLVEVNPLVRTPDGQILALDAKITLDANADFRHPDHGEFEDRAATDPLELKAKEHDLNYVKLDGQVGIIGNGAGLVMSTLDVVAYAGEKHGGVKPANFLDIGGGASAEVMAAGLDVVLGDEDVKSVFVNVFGGITSCDAVATGIVKALEILGGEANKPLVVRLDGNNVDEGRRILAEANHPLVTLVPTMDEAADKAAELASA